The DNA region GCCCGGCCGGGGTTGGGAGTCAATTTTGCTTCAATGGCGCTGCGGATTTCTTCGGGGATGGTAAAGAGCCGGCTTAGGGTGCCCTGCTCTACATCCTTTACATATTCGTCGTAAAATTCGTTGGCATTGGTCTGCATTTCCACCAGGGTGCTGGGGTTGGCGGTGATGATGCAATGGACGTTCCGGCCAATGGCCATGCGCATGATGGCGTAGTACCGGGCCTTGTAGTCCGCAATATGGAAGACTTCCGCCGGGGCGGTGTGGAGGACGTGCATAAATTTTGGGATGTCCCGCTGCATGATCCCCGAAAGGGAACCGTAGACCGTACCATCCGGGGCAGCCCCTTCGATGGACTTGCCCACCAGGGAGGCTGAGGGGCCGTACCAAACATGGGGCTTTTCCCGCATCATAAGGTAGAACCAGAGCTGGTTCATCCCCTTGTACACTTCCCGGTAATAGGTCTCGGTAACCGGTATCCACTTGGGTTCCTTGGTGGTTCCGCTGGTGGTGGCGTAGAGTTTAGGCTTTCCGGGGAACAGTATCCCTGCTTCACCCTGCTTGTGCCGCTCGATATAGGGCTGAAGGTCCTCGTAGTTATTAGCAGGGACGTAGTTCTGGTAGCGCTTAAAAAGCTCATCCGCCGTATCCGCCTTCAAAATCTCATCAAAATGATGCTCCTTCCCGTAGACCGTGTCCTTGGAAAGATCGAGGATATGCCGCAGGGTTCCATCCTGGGCTTTTTTTCCATCCTTGGACGCCTTGGTCAGCTCCTTCAGGCCCTTGCTGCCGACTATGATCAGCGCAAGCCGTATGAGCCACCATCCCTTTACCCTGGGTTCTTTCATCATTTCTCCCCTATTATGATAAATTTCTTGATCAAATTTAGTTTTTTGGCACTTTCCTATTTTGACAAATGTATATAATTTGTCAAAGTTACTCTTTTAAAATACTAAAATTTACGATATAATTCAAGGCGTTACTAAGCCCGCAGAAGAGGAAGATAAACCGCAGAGATGCACAGAGGGAAGGACACGGGAAAGGGGACCATACTCTGTCATGATCCATAGGCAAAAGCTTGGTAAGGGACGCCGGATACCTGTTACCAAAAAAAGGGGGCGGTTCCAAAAAGATGATTTGGAACCGCCCCCTCAGTTTTGCCTGCCCATGAAGTAACGCTTTATGGGCAGAACAGGCGCCTTATTTAGCGTAGGCCCCGCTTAAGTCTGAATATTCAGAAGCAGAAAACTGTATAAACAAGGAAAGCAGAATGTTGGCGTATCCGACTTTTGATCCTCCGGATTTCAATGATGCATGATCCATACCATAAGTGTCGTCCAACTCATAGGTACCACTCCATGTATTACCGTCAAGAGTAATAGTCCAATCGCTTCCGGTGAATGTAGCTATAGCGCCCTTGGGAGCGGTATACCCGGGAACAGCATTCCAAACTCCAATAAAAGCATTGCTGCTGGGAGTGGGATCGGTGGTAATAGGATTGGTGGACTTGGTAAAAGTCTCCGTGATGTCACCAATGAAATGCGCCGTCAATTTGTTCCCTGAAATAGTGGCGGTTCCAACGGGATATCCTAACATTTTTAATGTTGCGGTGATCCCTGTTGCAGTAGTCCCCGTTACAGTATAAGTACCGCTTTCATCATCCCCATAGTACCAGTTCCCGTCTTCGGTAATCTCTAATACGCCTCCTCCACTCCCCTGCCAATACCCCACAAAGGAATCTTCGTCAGTAGGAGGCTGTTCGTCACTAACCCGCTTAACGAACTTACTCCAGGCTACAGATATCGTTTCTGTGGAAAAATTTATTTTTCCGTTGCGGGTAACATAATCGTGAAGTCCGCTTGGTTCCACAGAATTCCAAAGATACATGTAGTAAGAACCGGTCCCCGTCCAATCCCCTGTAAGCTCTTCACCACTAATAGTTTGCAGAGGAATAGTAACAGTACCGCCGGAAATTGATGCGCTGCCACCCGCGATCACATTTGGGTCTTTTATTAGTTCATCGACCAGAACAACAAAAACCGGACCCGAAATACCACTAATCCCGGTAATGGTTAATTTGTTTCTATTTTCGCTACCAGCGGTTTTATACACAGCTACGGTCTTTGCTGCGGTTTCTATACCGGCCTTGGTTATGGAAACGGTCACCGTCCCCGGCGTTGTTACCGCTGTTAACGCGATTGTCCACGTTGTGCCGCTGCCGGTGAGCGCTCCCTTTGTTGCCGCGCCGGTTCCGCCGGCAATCGTTATGTTACCCTCCGTCAGGCCGGTAACCGTTTCGTTAAAGGTTAATATAATGCCGGTAGAATCTGTGGTTCCCGCTGTTCCGCCGACCTGGGCGGCGGTATAGCTTATGTCGGCTTTATACACAGCTACGGTCTTTGCTGCGGTTTCTATGCCGGCCTTGTTTATAAAAACCGTTACATTGCCTTCGGCAACCGCCGTTAACGGGATTGTCCACGTTGTGCCGCCGCCGGTGAGGGTTCCCTTTGTTGCCGCGCCGGTTCCGTTGGCAATCGTTATGTCACCCGCCGTCAGGCTGGTAAGCGCTTCGACAAAGGTTAGCGTAATGCCGGTAGAAGTCGTGGTTCCCGGTGCCCCGCCAGCCTGGACGGCGGTATAAGTAATGTCAGCAACTTCGCCCGCTTTATACACGGCTACGGGCTTTGCGGTGATTTCTATACCGGGCTTGGTTATCGAAACATTCACCGTCCCCGGCGTTGGTACCGCCGATAACGCAATGGTCCACGTTGTGTCGTTGCCGGTGAGCGCTCCCTTTGTTGCCGCGCCGGTTCCGTTGGTAATCGTTATGTCATCCGCCGTCAGATCGGTAACCGCTGCGTCAAAGGTCAGGGTAATGCCGGTAGAATCTGTGGTTCCCGATACCCCGCCAGTCTGGACGGCGGTATAAGTAATGTCAGCAACTTCGTCCGCTTTATACACGGCTACGGGCTTTGCGGTGGCTTCTATACCGAGCTTGGCTATGAAAACCGTTACATTACCTTCGGTAGTGACCGCCGATAACGCGATTGCCCACGTTGTGCCGTTGCCGGTAAGTGTTCCCTTTGTCGCCGCGCCGGTTCCGCTGACAATCGTTATGTCACCCGCCGTCAGATCGGTAACTGCCGCGCTAAAGATTAATATAATGCCGGTAGAATCTGTGGTTCCCGCCGTTCCGCCGACCTGGACGGCGGTATAGCTTATATCAGTGCTCGTATAGGGATCCTCTTTAGGCTCCATAGGACATCCGGTAAAAAACAAAGTTACTGCCAGCGCTGCCAGCATTGTAGATTTGGCCAATCTTCCTGAAAATTGAAACTTTTTCATTAAAAAGCCTCCTTAAAAAAGGATATTAAAACAGGGCAACGCCTGCCGGTAACAGAGGGAAGCGAGAAAATGTTGTGAACTGGATTATATCACTTTTTATTAAAAAGCTACAACGGGGTGTATGGCGCCGTCTATTCAATAATCAAAAACTCATTGAAGTACAAAGTCTCGATCTGCCCCAGCCGGAGTAGTGCGTTGTACCGGGACAGGAGTTCCGCTTTCACGGCGGATTCGGGTATGCGGTACAGTTCTTCTGCGGAGAGGGCTGCGAAATAGTCCAGGGTGAGGTTCCGGAACTCCCGGATCCGGGAAACCAGCTCCTCGGAAAAGGGGCGGTCCCCGGGGTAGTAGGGGAAAACCGCCTGGAGGATCACGGCGCCCCCGGCGGCGGGGCAGCGGAGGCGGCCCAGGGCGGTGAACATGGATGCTTCGGAACTTCCGGCCAGACCGTTGGCGGGAGCAGAAGAGGCCCCGGAGTGCGAAGAACCGGAGGCAGCGGGTTTGGGCCGCAGTACCAGGGCGTAGAGGGTCCCACCCAGGATGACCAGGATCAAAAGCAGGACCAGAGCCATGAGGGTGCGATACACACCCAGGGCTGCCCGGGGACTTTTTGACCGGGAGGAAGACGTATAGGTGCCAGGCACCTTTTTAGCGGCGGGCTTGGCCCGGGTCGGGCGGTATTCTCTGCGGGACATACTTACATCAGGCGGATGCCTGCCCCCTCAAAACGCCGCAGGGTCTCCAGGTTCACCCCGTTAATGGTGGCCCAGTAATCGGCATTTTTGGCAATATTGTAGATCAGGCTGATCTGGCAGAACAGGCCGCCCACGGAAACCAGGGCCGCCACCGGGGGGCCCTCCAGGCCGGGAACCGCTTTGTGAAGCTCCCGCAAAAGGGCCAGCCCTTCCTCGATTTTTTCGCTGCTGTTATCCCCCTTGACCTGTATGGTCTGGCTGACCTTGCTGTGGGGGGCGGAACTGACATTTTCGATGGGGGTCGCCGCAAAAAGGCTGTTGGGGATCACCACAATGCGGTTTTCCAGGGTCCGGAGCCGGGAAGTCCGTATCCCTATTTCGGTAATAACCCCATCGTAGCTCCCTATTTTGATCCGGTCATTGATATGGAAGGGTTTGTCCACCAGGACCGTGATGGAACCGAACACGTTGGACAGGGTATCCTTGGAAGCTAGGGCCAGGGCCGCGCCTCCCAGGCCAAGCCCGGCCAGAAGGGCACTGATATTGTAGCCCAGTTTCCGCAAAATCAGGACCCCTGCAAAGATCCAGACAATGGTTTCAAAAAAATTCCGCAGCACCGGCTGGAGCGCCGCCTCCCCCTTGATCAGGGCCCGTCCCTTGGAAGGCACATAGTGGAGTATCAGGGCGCCGATGATCCGGTTCAGCCCCACCGCAAGGATCAGGATCAGGGCGATGGACAGGATGCGGTCGGCCCAGAGCGCCGCCGGCGGGGAAAGTACCAGCTGGTACAAGCCCAGGCCAATGCCCCCCAGGGTAATCAGGAGCACCAGGGGCAGCCTGAGCCCGGCTATCACAATATCGTCCAGCTTGGATTTGGTTTTAGAGGCCCCATGTTTCAGGACAAGAGCCAAAATCCAGGAACAGAGTTTCCCCGCAATAAAGCCCCCGGCAATAAAAGCCGCCGCCCGGAACCACTGTTCCACCCGCTGGCCTAACAAAACATAGTTCAAGAGATCCTGCATAAATTCCCCGGCATCTATTCATTTAAGACTTATACTATTAAACTTATTATACTATATTAATAATACCATCAATCAAGGAGCATTACCATGATAACTAAACGGGCAGATATGAAGACTGAAATAAAGGAAAAAATGCGGGGCGGCGAAGGGGTGGTTAATTTCACCTACTATGCGCCGAATGACACGGAAAAGAACGCCCGGATGCTGGCGGAACTGAGCCTGCCCCCGGGCGCCTCCATAGGCCGGCATAAACACGAAAATGAAACCGAATACTTCATTTTTATATCCGGCACGGGAATCGCCGACGACAACGGTACGGAAAAGCCCGTAAACCCCGGGGATGTGATGATCATCGGCGACGGCGGCGCCCATAGTGTGAAAAACACCGGGTCCGTGCCCCTGGTTTTCAGCGCCATCATCGTCACCCACTAGGATAGCGGCATGTGCGGCATTGTCGGGTATGTGGGGGATGAGGAAGCGGCCCCGGTCCTTATCAGCGGCCTCAAGCGACTGGAATACCGGGGCTATGATTCGGCGGGGATCGCCGTGTTGGGCAAATCCGGGCTTGCCATACGGAAGTCCAAAGGGGCCCTGAAATTCCTGGAAGAGAAGATAGCTGGGGAACTGAAAGAAGGCGCCCTGAACGGGACCCTGGGCATAGGCCACACCCGCTGGGCAACCCATGGGGAGCCTTCGGACATCAACGCCCACCCCCATACTGATGTATCCGGCAAAATCGCCGTGGTCCACAACGGGATCATCGAAAACCACGCCAAACTCAAGGAATGGCTCATCAGCCACGGGGCCAACTTCCGCAGCGAAACCGACACCGAGGTTATTGCCCACCTGCTGAACTTTTATTATCACGGGGACCTGCTGAA from Treponema primitia ZAS-2 includes:
- a CDS encoding cupin domain-containing protein, with protein sequence MITKRADMKTEIKEKMRGGEGVVNFTYYAPNDTEKNARMLAELSLPPGASIGRHKHENETEYFIFISGTGIADDNGTEKPVNPGDVMIIGDGGAHSVKNTGSVPLVFSAIIVTH
- a CDS encoding mechanosensitive ion channel family protein; this translates as MQDLLNYVLLGQRVEQWFRAAAFIAGGFIAGKLCSWILALVLKHGASKTKSKLDDIVIAGLRLPLVLLITLGGIGLGLYQLVLSPPAALWADRILSIALILILAVGLNRIIGALILHYVPSKGRALIKGEAALQPVLRNFFETIVWIFAGVLILRKLGYNISALLAGLGLGGAALALASKDTLSNVFGSITVLVDKPFHINDRIKIGSYDGVITEIGIRTSRLRTLENRIVVIPNSLFAATPIENVSSAPHSKVSQTIQVKGDNSSEKIEEGLALLRELHKAVPGLEGPPVAALVSVGGLFCQISLIYNIAKNADYWATINGVNLETLRRFEGAGIRLM
- a CDS encoding lipoprotein, with product MKKFQFSGRLAKSTMLAALAVTLFFTGCPMEPKEDPYTSTDISYTAVQVGGTAGTTDSTGIILIFSAAVTDLTAGDITIVSGTGAATKGTLTGNGTTWAIALSAVTTEGNVTVFIAKLGIEATAKPVAVYKADEVADITYTAVQTGGVSGTTDSTGITLTFDAAVTDLTADDITITNGTGAATKGALTGNDTTWTIALSAVPTPGTVNVSITKPGIEITAKPVAVYKAGEVADITYTAVQAGGAPGTTTSTGITLTFVEALTSLTAGDITIANGTGAATKGTLTGGGTTWTIPLTAVAEGNVTVFINKAGIETAAKTVAVYKADISYTAAQVGGTAGTTDSTGIILTFNETVTGLTEGNITIAGGTGAATKGALTGSGTTWTIALTAVTTPGTVTVSITKAGIETAAKTVAVYKTAGSENRNKLTITGISGISGPVFVVLVDELIKDPNVIAGGSASISGGTVTIPLQTISGEELTGDWTGTGSYYMYLWNSVEPSGLHDYVTRNGKINFSTETISVAWSKFVKRVSDEQPPTDEDSFVGYWQGSGGGVLEITEDGNWYYGDDESGTYTVTGTTATGITATLKMLGYPVGTATISGNKLTAHFIGDITETFTKSTNPITTDPTPSSNAFIGVWNAVPGYTAPKGAIATFTGSDWTITLDGNTWSGTYELDDTYGMDHASLKSGGSKVGYANILLSLFIQFSASEYSDLSGAYAK
- a CDS encoding flagellar basal body-associated FliL family protein — encoded protein: MSRREYRPTRAKPAAKKVPGTYTSSSRSKSPRAALGVYRTLMALVLLLILVILGGTLYALVLRPKPAASGSSHSGASSAPANGLAGSSEASMFTALGRLRCPAAGGAVILQAVFPYYPGDRPFSEELVSRIREFRNLTLDYFAALSAEELYRIPESAVKAELLSRYNALLRLGQIETLYFNEFLIIE